In Drosophila pseudoobscura strain MV-25-SWS-2005 chromosome 4, UCI_Dpse_MV25, whole genome shotgun sequence, the following proteins share a genomic window:
- the LOC6902943 gene encoding uncharacterized protein isoform X1, translated as MMAIAQSYDFTDHKLCGAARWPWAKPSSRYSRKLYRTCLQAGARDRGPHPRRWQCLSHLQRHDPGARSWAERETGCSKRFECQLGVEENPWEFRLSAGQPLARTCSTARRASVCHPTDLLPPMTRLLCSLYIL; from the exons ATGATGGCCATCGCGCAGTCCTACGACTTCACGGATCACAAGCTTTGTGGAGCTGCACGCTGGCCCTGGGCCAAACCATCTTCAAGATATTCAAGAAAATTGTACCG GACCTGCCTTCAAGCGGGGGCACGTGATCGAGGACCTCACCCTAGACGATGGCAATGCTTGTCCCATCTACAACGACATGATCCTGGGGCGCGATCGTGGGCTGAACGAGAAACTGGATGCTCAAAACGTTTtgaat GCCAGCTTGGAGTGGAGGAGAATCCGTGGGAGTTTCGGTTATCCGCAGGCCAGCCTCTGGCGCGGACGTGTTCAACAGCTCGGCGAGCGAGTGTGTGCCATCCGACTGATTTGTTGCCACCAATGACCAGACTATTGTGtagtttatatattttataa
- the LOC6902943 gene encoding uncharacterized protein isoform X5: MILGRDRGLNEKLDAQNVLNASLEWRRIRGSFGYPQASLWRGRVQQLGERVCAIRLICCHQ; this comes from the exons ATGATCCTGGGGCGCGATCGTGGGCTGAACGAGAAACTGGATGCTCAAAACGTTTTGAAT GCCAGCTTGGAGTGGAGGAGAATCCGTGGGAGTTTCGGTTATCCGCAGGCCAGCCTCTGGCGCGGACGTGTTCAACAGCTCGGCGAGCGAGTGTGTGCCATCCGACTGATTTGTTGCCACCAATGA
- the LOC6902943 gene encoding uncharacterized protein isoform X3 gives MILGRDRGLNEKLDAQNVLNASLEWRRIRGSFGYPQASLWRGRVQQLGERVCAIRLICCHQ, from the exons ATGATCCTGGGGCGCGATCGTGGGCTGAACGAGAAACTGGATGCTCAAAACGTTTtgaat GCCAGCTTGGAGTGGAGGAGAATCCGTGGGAGTTTCGGTTATCCGCAGGCCAGCCTCTGGCGCGGACGTGTTCAACAGCTCGGCGAGCGAGTGTGTGCCATCCGACTGATTTGTTGCCACCAATGA
- the LOC6902943 gene encoding uncharacterized protein isoform X2 has product MILGRDRGLNEKLDAQNVLNYLPLGDLQAGLEWRRIRGCFGYPQASLWRGRVQQLCERVCAIRLICCRK; this is encoded by the exons ATGATCCTGGGGCGCGATCGTGGGCTGAACGAGAAACTGGATGCTCAAAACGTTTTGAAT TATCTGCCCCTTGGGGACCTGCAGGCCGGCTTGGAGTGGAGGAGAATCCGTGGGTGCTTCGGTTATCCGCAGGCCAGCCTCTGGCGCGGACGTGTTCAACAGCTCTGCGAGCGAGTGTGTGCCATCCGACTGATTTGTTGCCGCAAATGA
- the LOC6902943 gene encoding uncharacterized protein isoform X4 — MILGRDRGLNEKLDAQNVLNAGLEWRRIRGCFGYPQASLWRGRVQQLCERVCAIRLICCRK; from the exons ATGATCCTGGGGCGCGATCGTGGGCTGAACGAGAAACTGGATGCTCAAAACGTTTTGAAT GCCGGCTTGGAGTGGAGGAGAATCCGTGGGTGCTTCGGTTATCCGCAGGCCAGCCTCTGGCGCGGACGTGTTCAACAGCTCTGCGAGCGAGTGTGTGCCATCCGACTGATTTGTTGCCGCAAATGA